CGAACGCGGCTGAAGGCGGGGCGGAGCCGATCCCCTTATATTCCTTGCGGTTATTCACTTCCCGGTTTTATGAATTTGACGGCATGGAACGCCGCTTCCTAAACTTTCGGACTATCCCGCTTCACAAGGGCTCCACCTATGGCGCACCGCAAGCCGACCGGGTCGTTCGTCGCCCTCGTCACGCCCATGAACCTCGATGGCTCCATCGACTACGAGGGCTTCCGCACCCTGCTCGACTGGCATCATGAGAACGGGACGTCCGCCGTCCTCATCATGGGCTCGACCGGCGAGGTGTCCATGCTGTCGCCCCAGGAGCGGCGCGACATCGTCTCCCGCACCGTGAAGATGCGGCCGGGCGGCATGCAGATGTATTACGGCACCACCGGCGCCAACACCGAGCAGACGGTCGCCAACGTGCAATATGCCGCGGCCGAAGGGGCCGACGGGGCGATCTTCGCCGCCCCCGCCTACATCTGCGCCGACAACGGCGACATCCGCGAGTACGCCCGCGAGGTGCTGGACAGCGCCGACCTCGCGATGGGCTTCTACAACAACCCGCCGCGGGTGAAGACCGATCTGCACTGGAGCGACATCCTCGCCATCGCCGACCATCCCAACATGGTCGTCCTCAAGGAGAGCACGACCCGTGTGGGCCAGGTGGCGCAGGTTTGCGCGGCCAAGCCCGACATGTCGATCATGTGCTGCTGCTCGCCCAACCTCGGCCTCGTCATTCCGACGATGGCGCTGGGCGGCCACGGTACCGCCAACATGACCGGCAACCTCATCCCGCGCGAGATGGTGACCATCTCCACGCCCTGGACCTCGGGCGAGGACGCCTTCGCCTGCCGCGAGGCATGGCTGACCTATCTGCCGATCCTCCACTTCGCCTACTCGGCCATCAACCCGGTCGCGGTGAAGACGCTGATGCGCGCGCTGGGGCTGCCCTCCGGACCCCTGCGCAAGCCGCTGCGCCCCCTCGCTCCCGAGGCGCTCGCCAAG
This portion of the Acuticoccus sp. I52.16.1 genome encodes:
- a CDS encoding dihydrodipicolinate synthase family protein, whose amino-acid sequence is MAHRKPTGSFVALVTPMNLDGSIDYEGFRTLLDWHHENGTSAVLIMGSTGEVSMLSPQERRDIVSRTVKMRPGGMQMYYGTTGANTEQTVANVQYAAAEGADGAIFAAPAYICADNGDIREYAREVLDSADLAMGFYNNPPRVKTDLHWSDILAIADHPNMVVLKESTTRVGQVAQVCAAKPDMSIMCCCSPNLGLVIPTMALGGHGTANMTGNLIPREMVTISTPWTSGEDAFACREAWLTYLPILHFAYSAINPVAVKTLMRALGLPSGPLRKPLRPLAPEALAKGLDSIKALGLDRAYGFDLSPAVAAE